A window of Pan paniscus chromosome 10, NHGRI_mPanPan1-v2.0_pri, whole genome shotgun sequence contains these coding sequences:
- the EMP1 gene encoding epithelial membrane protein 1 isoform X1, producing the protein MLVLLAGIFVVHIATVIMLFVSTIANVWLVSNTVDASVGLWKNCTNVSCSDSLSYASEDALKTVQAFMILSIIFCVIALLVFVFQLFTMEKGNRFFLSGATTLVCCEYLMGRLQFTLLSPSYHGCFWQLEQISTWFSETSLCNFLLWLFVLLWRTLNCCLG; encoded by the exons atGTTGGTATTGCTGGCTGGTATCTTTGTGGTCCACATCGCTACTGTTATTATGCTATTTGTTAGCACCATTGCCAAT GTCTGGTTGGTTTCCAATACGGTAGATGCATCAGTAGGTCTTTGGAAAAACTGTACCAACGTTAGCTGCAGTGACAGCCTGTCATATGCCAGTGAAG ATGCCCTCAAGACAGTGCAGGCCTTCATGATTCTCTCTATCATCTTCTGTGTCATTGCCCTCCTGGTCTTCGTGTTCCAGCTCTTCACCATGGAGAAGGGAAACCGGTTCTTCCTCTCAGGGGCCACCACACTGGTGTGCTGTGAGTATCTCATGGGTAGACTCCAGTTTACACTTTTAAGTCCATCTTACCATGGGTGTTTCTGGCAACTTGAACAGATTAGCACATGGTTCAGTGAAACTTCCTTGTGCAATTTTCTCCTCTGGTTATTTGTTCTCTTGTGGAGAACCTTGAATTGCTGCTTGGGTTGA
- the EMP1 gene encoding epithelial membrane protein 1 isoform X2, whose protein sequence is MLVLLAGIFVVHIATVIMLFVSTIANVWLVSNTVDASVGLWKNCTNVSCSDSLSYASEDALKTVQAFMILSIIFCVIALLVFVFQLFTMEKGNRFFLSGATTLVCWLCILVGVSIYTSRYANRDGTQYHHGYSYILGWICFCFSFIIGVLYLVLRKK, encoded by the exons atGTTGGTATTGCTGGCTGGTATCTTTGTGGTCCACATCGCTACTGTTATTATGCTATTTGTTAGCACCATTGCCAAT GTCTGGTTGGTTTCCAATACGGTAGATGCATCAGTAGGTCTTTGGAAAAACTGTACCAACGTTAGCTGCAGTGACAGCCTGTCATATGCCAGTGAAG ATGCCCTCAAGACAGTGCAGGCCTTCATGATTCTCTCTATCATCTTCTGTGTCATTGCCCTCCTGGTCTTCGTGTTCCAGCTCTTCACCATGGAGAAGGGAAACCGGTTCTTCCTCTCAGGGGCCACCACACTGGTGTGCT GGCTGTGCATTCTTGTGGGGGTGTCCATCTACACTAGTCGTTACGCGAATCGTGATGGAACGCAGTATCACCACGGCTATTCCTACATCCTGGGCTGGATCTGCTTCTGCTTCAGCTTCATCATCGGCGTTCTCTATCTGGTCCTGAGAAAGAAATAA